Sequence from the Gloeocapsopsis dulcis genome:
TAAAATAAATGCCGTTGATAGTCCTAGCCAGAGAAAAGCTTGTACGCTTAATTGAGGAATAACTAATGACACTATAGCTACAACAAAGGCGCTGAGTCCCATCATAAAAGCGACAAACGCCGTTGGTAGCAATAGTTCCATCAAACAGAGAATTGCCCCTGCTATTAACCATAACAGAGTGACGTTTATGGGCATTGTGGTGTTGTAATAGCTACCTGCACAGTAATTTACGAGTTTGCTTGAGCTACAGTTATTTAATGAGCTAGCAATAATGACAGCAAACTACGATCATCAATACCAATCTAGCTTAAGCTTTCGTTAATCGGGGCTAAGTTTAATTGAATTTAAAAGTCTTTTTACGCTACACGCAATCGACAGCTCAAGGAGGCAAAAAAAGCATCTAACCAAAGCGCCACTCATGACTTGTTCCCTCGCTTTGCACTCCTAAGCCCCTACTCTCAGGCATTTATCGCTTAAGGTGTATAACAAAGGACAATCTTATGCAAAGATAAAGAGGTTGTCTGGAATAAACAGGTGTATTGAATAATAATTTTGCATTGCTTCTTGAGAGGGAAACACTAGATTACAAGTCTATGAAAGTTGGCGATCGCGTCCGTGTTAAAGAATCAGTCATTGTTTACCACCAGCCTGAACATCGCGGTGAACCTTTTGATATTAAAGGTTTAGAAGGCGAGATTGTCAGTTTTGCCAACGAATGGCATGGCAAAGCAATCAGTGCTAATCTGCCAATTCAAGTTCAGTTTAGTAAAAAGTTTAAAGCCCACCTGCGCGAAACTGAAATTGAGGTTATATCTTAGCTGGGGATGACTATATCAAGGGCGATGGAGATGATTAACCGTCTAACTCCTTGCCCGACGAAACCAACTAAGAATGTTAAGTTCACTACGCATCTGCTCTAATTCTTGTCTATGGCACTCGGCTGTGGTATAATACCAACTACAATGTTGCTCTAGCTGCGTGCGCGATTGCACTTCCCGATAAAATTGACGTGTTGCCTGGTAAGTGGCAAAAATGTCTTGTGATTCTGGTGGTGGCAGCGGAATAATGTAATGGAACTGGTTAGCCATGAGTCAACATAAAGAAGTCAGTCTCTTGCTGCAATTATAGCGATCGCCACTGAGAGAAATTTGTGTCTAAATGCATAATTTAGCGATAAGGCAGCTAGTTGATAATTACTTTACTACAACCAACCGCGTAAACGATAAATAACTAAACCAACATACTCTTTCAAGGCACGAGTAAACTGATGTAATCGCTCTGCTTCTGGTAACAAGTTTAACAGTGTAGCTTGAGGTGTATTACTCAGGTACTGAAGATCACTGCTTGCAATAAAATCAGTAGGTGCAGGAATTGCGGCAATTTTGAGCTTTTTGAAAATAGCAAGCGATCGCGGTATATGCATTGCTGAGGTGACAAGTAACACTTGGTTGATCTGACGCGCTTGTAGAATTTTTTTGACATTGACTGCATTTTCGTAAGTATTGAGCGAGTCTGGTTCTTGAATAATTGCTGAACTTGGTACGCCCAGTTGCTGCATAATAATTGCCATATCTGCAGATTCAGAAGAACTAGTACCACTCCAATCGATGCGTCCACCGCTGAGAATAACGAAAGGAGCTTTTTTTTGGTGATACAACTGCGCAGCATAGAACATGCGATCGCTTTCTTCAGATAAGTCTACTGAAGGACGTGGTGGAATTGCCGGTTTGGTAGCACCGCCTAAAACAACAATGGCTTCAGCATTGGGTAATTCAGTTGACGGAAGATTTTGAAATTCTAGCGATCGTACTAAAGCACGAGAAGTCCAGCCGTTACTCCCCAACAACAAAACAACAAGGGCGATTGTCAATGCAACTGATGCTTGACGCGGTTTTTTCCACAACCTTACTAATGCAAATACGATGAGAACACACGCTAATCCTAGCGGATATAAAAATAGCGGTAATAACTTTGATAAATATAAAAACATCCTTATCAGCTAATGGCGTTAGTAGTACCAACAAGAATAAACTCTAAACCCGCAAGCAGCTAGGCAAAAATTGGCTGGAGATCTAAAACAAACCCAGGAAGCACATCTTCACCAAATAAAGTGAGAGGCGAAGCTAAAATTTCAACTGCTTGCCCCGAGCGATAAATTTCAACTTGTTTAGTATTAGGATTAATTAACCAACCTAGCCGCAATCCGTTGTCTAAGTATTCTTGCATTTTTACTTGAGTGTCTGCTAACTCATCTGTTTCTAAGAGGAGTTCAATCACAAAATCTGGACACAAGGGTAGAAACTTCTTTCTTTGCGCTTGAGTTAAAGCATTCCATCGTTCGATTGTTACCCAAGAAACATCAGGAGAACGAGTTGCACCATTTGGTAAGCGAAAACCTGTCGAAGAGTCAAAAGCTTTTCCGAGCTTGTTTTGGCGATTCCACAACCAAAGTTGTCCAGCTAACTCAAAATTGCGATCGCCTGTTCCTCCTCCGGTAGGCGGCATAATAATCAATTCTCCCCTGGTTGTTAATTCTAATTGCAACTCGCGATTAGCAGCGGCGAGTTGTTCAAACTGCTCATCAGTAAGTCTGAGAACTAGGGGGAGTTGTAAAGTTACACTCATATCACATCAAATCCTAGTTGAGTTAATGTCATAGAAAAAGCGATCGCACTTCTCTAATGTAGTTTTGAGAGCGTGGATTGTAGAACAAGCAGCACTCCCAACGTGAAGATTTTCGGTTGGGTGCTATGCTGTAGGGCGATTCAACCTGGATATACTTTAGACCCGATGCATGAATGCGAATCGCGAATTCATTCGCCGCTAGATAAACAAAGCCTATCACCGTGGAATTACTGATAAAGCTCGTGATAAAAGTATAAAAGAGCATATTATGTTTGACTAGTCCCAACTTTTGTCAGATAGGATCTACATCAAAATATGCCGTGGTCTAGTTAATTGTTTATGTATTGAGATAGCACAATGCCTACCACAGCACAGACGTTAAAATGTTTTCAGCTTTGCTGCAATCTTACCAGCAAGTACTGCTCTATTGATCTAGTGATTCTAGATAAGCGCACTAGCAATGTGGTTATCCTAGCAAAAGAGGAAATAAATATTGAGGTTGAGCCTAATGGCGCATGGAGGTTTGTATGAGCGTAGAACCAGAGTTTTCTGCTATGACCACAATGGAACTTCGAGCCTACACTTTAGAAAATCGAGATGATGAGGAAGCTTTATATGCCTTCCTCGACAGACTCCATACTGAAAATCCAAATTCACAAGTATATCAACCTGAAGACAACGTAGCTGAGGCGATTTCAGAGTACTTAGAACATAAGAACAAGCAAGCTTAGTCATTTGTGCCAATGCGACATAACTGATATACGCTCCTTTATATGAGAGCAAGCACGTTGCACCACAATTTTGGTTAAAATTGCACTGAATTGCAACAGAAAGATTAGGCTCTCATGTGTCAACTGCTGGGAATGAATTGTAATGTTCCAACAGATATTTGTTTTTCGTTTGAGGGCTTTTCGGCGCGGGGAGGAAGAACCGACGAACATCAAGATGGTTGGGGCATTGCGTTTTTTGAGGGTTTGGGATGTCGGCTCTTTTTAGATGCTAAATCGGCGATCGCATCTCCTGTTGCCGATGTAGTACGACGCTATCCGATTCACTCAACTCATGTGATTGCCCATATCCGCAAAGCGACTCAAGGTGGAATTGCTTTAGTGAATTGCCATCCCTTTCAACGCGAACTTTGGGGGCGATACTGGGTATTTGCGCACAATGGCAATCTTTTAGATTTTCACGCAGAAACAACTTTTTATCAGCCAGTAGGTCAAACTGATAGTGAAAGAGCATTCTGCTTAATTCTCGAAACTTTACGCCAGAGCTTTCCTACAGGCAAACCTCCGTTGGAACAACTATATCCTGTGTTGCAAGAAGTTACTGCAACCATAGCAGCAACAGGGATTTTCAACTATTTACTTTCTGATGGCGAACACTTTTTCACATACTGCTCAACCAAGCTGTGCTACATTGTCCGGCAAGCACCCTTTGCAGCTGCACATTTAATCGATGAAGATATTACTGTCGATTTTCAAAAGTTAACGACACCACGCGATCGCGTTGCAGTCATCGCCACAACTCCCCTGACTGATAACGAAGTTTGGATACAAATTCATCCAGGAGAACTACTTGTCTTTCAGGATGGTTTACCTAATAGGGTTTAACAGCTTTTGCTAAATTTTACTTTCTGAGCTTGAAATATTTTATCTCACCACGGGCACTATAACAAAGACTCTAGTTACGACCTTACAAAAGCCTTGTGAAGAGACATGAGCTATTGCGAATTTTTCAAGCAATGCACAGGATTCTATCCGTATCCTTGGCAAGAGCATTTTTCAACTTGGAGTGGTCAATCAATTGCTGTAGTCTCTGCGCCTACAGGGGCAGGTAAAGAATTTGGGGCAGTTATTCCTTGGCTTTACTCCCATAAAATGAGTATTCCCACAACAACACGATTAGTTTATGCATTGCCCACGCGATCGCTAGTAGAACAGGTTTATGAAAATACGCGTCAGGTTGTAACTGCATCAGGTTTGCCGATTAATGTGTATTGCCTCAAGGGTGGCTTCATTGAACACGGCTTTGAACAAGACTTAACTCAGCCAGCAATTCTCATTGGCACGCAAGATCAGTTATTGTCTCGTGCTTTAAATCGTGGATTTGGCGTATCGTGGGGACAACGCCCTTTGCACTGTGCAGCCCTGACTAACGATTGCCGTTGGGTTTTAGATGAGATTCAACTGACGGGTGTTGCATACAGCACTCTGGTTCAGCTTTATAAACACTGGCAGGAATTGGGAACTTTTGGGCAAACTCAATTGTGCTTAATGTCCGCAACCTTCGACGACAGACCATTAGAAGGGTTAGAAGTAGAGCGATTTGAGCTAGACGCAGCAGATTTGGCTCATTCGGGATTGGCGGCGAAAGTTGCTCGGGCGAAACCTGTCTTCAAAGCCGCTGTTAAAGGTGTTGAAGATATTGCGGCTTTAGTGGAAGCAAAGCACTTGCCAGAAAGCTTATCGCTTGTGGTCGTCAATACTGTAGAGCGGGCGAGGGAAATTGGTAAATTGCTATCTAACTTAACGCCACTGGTCATTCACAGTCGATTTTTAGGCATTGATCGCGAGAAGTTACAGCAGAAACTCAAAAGTTATCAAGGAGTTATTGTTGCTACTCAAGTCGTTGAAGCTGGGGTAGATCTAGATGCTGATCTGCTGATTACAGAACTATGCCCTTGGTCTTCGTTTGTGCAGCGCTGTGGACGATCTGGACGCAATCGAACACATAATGCGGTGCAGATTCATTGGCTCGACTACCAGCAATGGCAACCTCTGCCTTATAAAGCTCCAGAATGTGAAGCAACCCGCGATCGCCTACTAAAACTCCCAGATGCAAGTCTCCATAATCTTGCTCAAATTCCTCTACCAAAGTTGGATTTACCAAGTTACCAGCTGACAACGCGTGATGTCGAGACATTCTTTTGTACCCACCACAAAAACCGCAAAACAACATACACAGTTTCCCATTATGTTCGCGATCCGACGGCTTTCACAGTCTCCGTGGTGTGGTCGATTGAGCCGCCAGAACGCTTGCCGCATCAAAAATTTACGTGCCCAGTTCCTACTAACGAGCTAAAAGATTTCTACAAGTCTTGTGGTGTTAAACACCTTGTTTGGGGTGAGGATACTTGGGAGCAAAAGGAACCAGAACACGGTGATGTTGTATGGCTACCACTCGCAGCAGGCGGTTACTCGCAAGAAAGAGGATGGACGGCAAATCCTAATGACAAACGCCAAGCATACAGCCTGGAGGTAGAACCAAAGTACAATGACCCGCCCTTTCCCTATGCTTTGCCGCTAGGCACTCACTTGCAAGATACAGAAGCGGCGTTGCGAGAGGTGATTCCCTATCTCCAAATGCTGGAAATCCCTGAATTGCTCGTGGAGGAACTTTGCCGCTGTGCGCGATGGCATGACTGGGGTAAGGCACATCAAGTTTGGCAAGCTTACGC
This genomic interval carries:
- a CDS encoding ferredoxin-thioredoxin reductase variable chain; this translates as MKVGDRVRVKESVIVYHQPEHRGEPFDIKGLEGEIVSFANEWHGKAISANLPIQVQFSKKFKAHLRETEIEVIS
- a CDS encoding YdcF family protein — translated: MFLYLSKLLPLFLYPLGLACVLIVFALVRLWKKPRQASVALTIALVVLLLGSNGWTSRALVRSLEFQNLPSTELPNAEAIVVLGGATKPAIPPRPSVDLSEESDRMFYAAQLYHQKKAPFVILSGGRIDWSGTSSSESADMAIIMQQLGVPSSAIIQEPDSLNTYENAVNVKKILQARQINQVLLVTSAMHIPRSLAIFKKLKIAAIPAPTDFIASSDLQYLSNTPQATLLNLLPEAERLHQFTRALKEYVGLVIYRLRGWL
- a CDS encoding Uma2 family endonuclease, whose amino-acid sequence is MSVTLQLPLVLRLTDEQFEQLAAANRELQLELTTRGELIIMPPTGGGTGDRNFELAGQLWLWNRQNKLGKAFDSSTGFRLPNGATRSPDVSWVTIERWNALTQAQRKKFLPLCPDFVIELLLETDELADTQVKMQEYLDNGLRLGWLINPNTKQVEIYRSGQAVEILASPLTLFGEDVLPGFVLDLQPIFA
- a CDS encoding DUF6888 family protein, producing MPTTAQTLKCFQLCCNLTSKYCSIDLVILDKRTSNVVILAKEEINIEVEPNGAWRFV
- a CDS encoding DUF6887 family protein; translation: MSVEPEFSAMTTMELRAYTLENRDDEEALYAFLDRLHTENPNSQVYQPEDNVAEAISEYLEHKNKQA
- a CDS encoding class II glutamine amidotransferase encodes the protein MCQLLGMNCNVPTDICFSFEGFSARGGRTDEHQDGWGIAFFEGLGCRLFLDAKSAIASPVADVVRRYPIHSTHVIAHIRKATQGGIALVNCHPFQRELWGRYWVFAHNGNLLDFHAETTFYQPVGQTDSERAFCLILETLRQSFPTGKPPLEQLYPVLQEVTATIAATGIFNYLLSDGEHFFTYCSTKLCYIVRQAPFAAAHLIDEDITVDFQKLTTPRDRVAVIATTPLTDNEVWIQIHPGELLVFQDGLPNRV
- the cas3 gene encoding CRISPR-associated helicase Cas3', which encodes MSYCEFFKQCTGFYPYPWQEHFSTWSGQSIAVVSAPTGAGKEFGAVIPWLYSHKMSIPTTTRLVYALPTRSLVEQVYENTRQVVTASGLPINVYCLKGGFIEHGFEQDLTQPAILIGTQDQLLSRALNRGFGVSWGQRPLHCAALTNDCRWVLDEIQLTGVAYSTLVQLYKHWQELGTFGQTQLCLMSATFDDRPLEGLEVERFELDAADLAHSGLAAKVARAKPVFKAAVKGVEDIAALVEAKHLPESLSLVVVNTVERAREIGKLLSNLTPLVIHSRFLGIDREKLQQKLKSYQGVIVATQVVEAGVDLDADLLITELCPWSSFVQRCGRSGRNRTHNAVQIHWLDYQQWQPLPYKAPECEATRDRLLKLPDASLHNLAQIPLPKLDLPSYQLTTRDVETFFCTHHKNRKTTYTVSHYVRDPTAFTVSVVWSIEPPERLPHQKFTCPVPTNELKDFYKSCGVKHLVWGEDTWEQKEPEHGDVVWLPLAAGGYSQERGWTANPNDKRQAYSLEVEPKYNDPPFPYALPLGTHLQDTEAALREVIPYLQMLEIPELLVEELCRCARWHDWGKAHQVWQAYAQAQGELLAKSTHYGSPMQMKGYRHELASAIAAAHQGASFLSQYLIAAHHGKVRDSLMPANRNERFNVKVLRGVELGTHLPSVEIAGVETLPAVELTISGKAGNWEKQLNNLLREYGLFRLIYLEALIRNADIKASQYREEKAKHGNSN